CGACTGGagctcttctttgactttctGGAGCATTTCTTCTAGTTGACTTTTCTGCCATCGGAGTTCATTAGCTTCCTTCAATGCTTTTGCAGCCACCTTCTCATTTGCATCAAATGTAGAAAACATTTGCACTGAGAGCTTTCTAAACTCATCCTGAAGCCTCTCAGCTGTACTAGCATTTTTCCATTTTGTCTTCCGCAAGGCTTCCTCTGCTTGGATGGCTCTTTGCTCCTGCTCAACTTTGGCACGCATCACAGCTTCCAGATCACCTTCAAATCCTTGAGCCTGCTTCTCCAATTCTTCTTCCAACCTTTTGATATGGGTTTCAAGTTCCCTCATGGTAGCCAAAGAACCTGACAATTCTTTTGACTGCCTCTTAAGTTCATTTTCCAAGCTATCTATATGGGCTTCTAGTTCAGTTAGGTCAGGAGGGGTGGAACATTCATATTGTATTTTCAGTTGTTCTTGCAGTTGACTTTGCTCCAGTTTATATGACATGTCATGGTTTTCCTGCTTCAATATCTCGTAGTCAAGTTCAAGCTGCTCCATCTGCATCTCTAGCTCATCTTTATCTCTCCTATAAATCTCTATTTCACCATTGAGGTCTATGATCTTTTGCTCCAGCAAGCATGTTTCTTTGGCATCACCGTGCTCCTTAACGAGCTCTTCCAGTGCTTTCTGCTCTTCATCCTCATCTGTCTCACATTTTAAGAGGGTTCCCCTCAGATATTCAGCATTCTCACTGGATCCTATTTTGCTGTAAAGATCAGATATTTCCGTGTTCTTTGTTGTCAACATTTCTTCTAGGTCCCTGACTGCAAGAATCAACTCAGTGTTAGATTCCTGAGTTTTCTGCAATTGTAACCGAAGATTAGCATTCAGGTCCTTCTCATAGATCAATTCTTGTCTGAGTTCTTCAACAAGAGCACGCAGATCCCCACCCTCTGACTGCAACttgtttttgaattttgtcTCATCCATACGTTTATGGAAGGCCTTGAGTTTCTCGCATTCTGATTCAAGTGCATCTTTCTCCTCTTTCAAGCTTACAATCTCTCTCGAAAGATCCTGCCCCCTTTTGCTCTCTTTTACGATTTGCTTTCGAAGGGTCTGCAATTCCAACTCTGACACATCTGCCTGCCTAGCCAACGCAACCAGCTCAGCCTTGAGCTTTTCAATTTCGATATCTGAGGCCTGCTGAGATCTCTCTCTTTGAAGGGCACCATGAGAACTATGAATCGACTCATCTGTACTTATGCCATGATCAGAACTGCCTGACCACTCCTCGTATACTGTCATAGAGGCATTTGCTGCTTGTTCCTGATGCATGGTATTACTTCTCAGTCCGAGTTCTCTTGGGGTATTAAGTCCAGAGCTACTCTCAGAACCTGATAATGTAATGTCAGATCCAATAGACGCTATATGGTTACCATTCAATTCAGAATTGTGGGCAGTTTTATTGGTTCGCCCATCCTGGAGAACAGcaggaaataaaagaaacatgatgacattgaattcattaaccatataaacaaataaaaaaaacaactctAAAAtacgaagaaaaaaaatgacatgCTCATATCTGTTTGCATATTTGAGCTAAACTGTGCAAGCATGAAGCAAGTGTTGGCACCATTACTCCCCACACCATtatatgacaaaatatataGGTGGTATGCAGAAAAGCCAAATTTGTTTGGCTGTATGTGATGAAACCTTACTTCGGTAGGATGGCTTGCAATGATTTCATCAACGTCATCATTGCTTAAGAATGTCTTCAAGCTCTGATCCTCGGATTTTATGTTCAACTCTTCACATTGTTCCACTTCCCTGCAAAAGTCATTCAACAAGGCCAGACTCacaattataagttataaaaaggaaaatgcacAGTCCTCAGGAGAATAAACTATGATATATCTATACCTTTGATCGGCATCTGCTTGCAGCCTCTGAATCAAAACCTGTTGAAAACCAGAAGCAAGGGGTTCACTTTAATACGTAAGTAATCCTTAATAATCATGGGAGCAAGCAGAGAGTTCAATGAAGGATATCCTCGTATTGATATGGGCAACAGATAGTAACATGAGGGGGGACAGAAGGAGAGTACTAACATGCAAAACCGCATTCGAGTCTGAATTCTTAAGGGGAAGAGAGATAGACAAAGGCTTGGTCGCCTCAGCATAGTCagcaaaatcaatagaaatttccCCAATTGTTCCTGGTTTTGAGGATCCCTGCACAAACTCACCGAACTAAAATCACATACTGACCTCCCAGAATGACACAGCCAGCTCACATTAAAAAACATCTTAAAATTCAACAACTTCAGTTAATATTTCATACAGTTGAGACAAGGAAGTAGTAGATCCTCCCAATGATCTTCCCAGTCCTCGGTTCCCGATTAAACTTCACCTTCTGGTAGACCGGTTTTTCCCAACAACAAGTTTCGTCTCGAACTGTAGCTTTCTCTGTTTTGGCCGTCGGCTTTCCCACATCCGCAGGAATCAGAGATACCGTCAACGCATCCGCACTAAACTGCGACACCTGAAATCACAAGCCACACTCACTTAATTTTACTGATTCCCAATCATATTGACAACAACAGTGTCATTCACATTCACGGTCAGTCACATTCCACTGTTTGACACCCAAGAAACGAAGGATGGTTAAAGAACCATACTTCTGAGGCTTCCGTTTTTTTTTCCCCAGAAAATTCGAAACCTCAATTCAAAGGATCCAAACAGTCTCTGTCGAgctcatttcatttttcattttctgttcCTACATTTTCTCGGCAACCAAGCAGAAGAAAACTCAACTCATATATCCACcagtatttaataaaaatccGATACTTAAACAAAATCAAAACTATTTGGACCGTAACTTTAATACTGGAAACccaaaacatatattattttaaagaaaacagaATGTAATAGACTCACCTGCGTTGCATGAAACTGCAATTTGAACACAGCTTTGACTTTGTTCTTGTCGCCCCTCCACCTCGCCGACTTGAACATCCTCTCTCTCCCAGCTCTACGTCTTACTAACAATATCCAAGCTCCGCCGGAGCTCCGCCAAGATTTAACCGGGAACCTCCGCACTCACTGGAGCTCCGGAGAATTCCACCAGAACATCACCATGCCAGTGAGCACCGATTCAATGCGAGCCAAAACAATGAAGCTCTGCAACCTTGGAACATTGGGAAGAGACAGGGAGAGTGGGGAGCGAATTGACACGGTAGGAAATGCGAGTACCTCGGGCAAAGAGCCGAAGCGTAAGAGTGAAGAGATTAAACAGagagtattaaaaaaaagaacagatctgtgagacagagagagacagacagacagaggAAGAAGCTCTTtctgtcttctttttttttttttccttaaaacagTCTCTTTTACAGGCGCTTCGGCCTTCggttttctgcaaagaaaaataaatttaaaaaaatcaatgggAAGCTTCTCTGAGATTAATttattgattaattaattaagctgaataaaaaataaattaggtgaaacattatttataattttatatatatatttaattttttaatatataagtctGTAGTGCATTGGGTCAAAGGGAACAGTAATTATGATTTTATTCATTTGGACATACATACCCTCATTTatactttattatatatattattgttcgaaattaaactattttaattttaatatttctttttacacATAGATTTGTGTTTTTTTGCGTTGTTGGTATTTCAATGGGACACACATCAGATCAGATAAGAGTTCATTTGTATGTTAATATGGTACttagattcatgtttttgtCACTACCATCTAAACTATTACTAGACTTCTTAATTTTGGAGGGTTAGGTTATGAAACATAAATCCATACcgacttaaaaataattttaaaaaaaattattacgtTGAATgtccaaaaaatataaatttttaaatgtataactCCCCTAATGATcatataagaatattttaagaaatatttctTAAAGAAGAATATTGCGAtcatgaggttttttttttaaaaaaaaaaaaaagtagataacTTCTGTGTATACTAAACTATATGTCGATATGTCAATATCCTAGgtatttttatatagaaattaagagtaatgttagatacaattgTAAAGTACATAAACGTCATATAATCTTTTTTGAAAAGAAcagtatatattattaaaaaattaatatttttatcatgtgagttttgtgtttatttatttttaattatacaacaCTTACACATTACccgattataaatattatttctaattattgttTAAATATGTTGTTCACGGATAATTTGTAGGTCCTGCATTATTGGATCCGTTTGAAATGATTTCCTAATGTCATTGTCATTAAAATGGAATCTTCGATCTTATATGTGGGATGCCTAGCCAACCCAAagtattaatgtattttcttttcacatcatgtatatatatagttggcaTATATAtctgattttatttaattttctatgaaattcaaataaataaatattggatGTCATATACTTAATGACAGAAGATGGTACtggttaaaattaaaaataataaacaacatCTTTTTATGAGCCAATGCGCTGTTCCGCCGTAACTACTACCTAATGATCTTCAAGAATTGAAGAGAATGTACCAATTGATCATACAAAACTTGCGTGCATGAATGCACGATATTATTAATTCTCTCCAATTTATTTTAGGGAATTCAAGCATTTAAACTTGGTAGATCTATGGTTTTATTATTTGTCaagtgggtttggtgaatttcACCAGTTCAGATAGCTACCaccattaatataatatatatatatatatacatatatatagaaatgataATTACAATCGTAAATGTGAAAATgtcacataattatttaaaaataaataaataaatttgagatttgtataaaaaattaaatttttaataataaatcttactttttttcaaaatgattgtacgACACTTATATAgtccattattatatataacattttttaaatatacatatatggtTTTACAATTTTTT
This Carya illinoinensis cultivar Pawnee chromosome 11, C.illinoinensisPawnee_v1, whole genome shotgun sequence DNA region includes the following protein-coding sequences:
- the LOC122282918 gene encoding myosin-9-like isoform X1, yielding MFKSARWRGDKNKVKAVFKLQFHATQVSQFSADALTVSLIPADVGKPTAKTEKATVRDETCCWEKPVYQKVKFNREPRTGKIIGRIYYFLVSTGSSKPGTIGEISIDFADYAEATKPLSISLPLKNSDSNAVLHVLIQRLQADADQREVEQCEELNIKSEDQSLKTFLSNDDVDEIIASHPTEDGRTNKTAHNSELNGNHIASIGSDITLSGSESSSGLNTPRELGLRSNTMHQEQAANASMTVYEEWSGSSDHGISTDESIHSSHGALQRERSQQASDIEIEKLKAELVALARQADVSELELQTLRKQIVKESKRGQDLSREIVSLKEEKDALESECEKLKAFHKRMDETKFKNKLQSEGGDLRALVEELRQELIYEKDLNANLRLQLQKTQESNTELILAVRDLEEMLTTKNTEISDLYSKIGSSENAEYLRGTLLKCETDEDEEQKALEELVKEHGDAKETCLLEQKIIDLNGEIEIYRRDKDELEMQMEQLELDYEILKQENHDMSYKLEQSQLQEQLKIQYECSTPPDLTELEAHIDSLENELKRQSKELSGSLATMRELETHIKRLEEELEKQAQGFEGDLEAVMRAKVEQEQRAIQAEEALRKTKWKNASTAERLQDEFRKLSVQMFSTFDANEKVAAKALKEANELRWQKSQLEEMLQKVKEELQSMRDDYEARMHELSNQIDMKQYQIEQMLVEIDYKSKQLEHQKQHGEEVSRAFSKEIEVLKAEIKRLMTEHVSLSERAEQQEKCQAQLEQMRISIKESEMLVQRGNEERIELVSTIALLKKEAEKSLKELSSIRHLKDEKEATVGFLQLEMETLRSQCNNLKHSLFEDEFEKENLRNQILELENDVRKKVDALTSIEKKLKDSYGHLVSDGTKTTLKNQKSTPAPHGLEEVASLREKIKLLEGQIKLKETALKISTNSFLEKERDLQNKIEDLEGKMEELIQAIPFQKASKDTSNNVSNSGVPEEASTATDPLSITACLPGENENALSLTQSNYETSEKELIIKVSSISNKEGNLDDDLIAELASLKERNRSMETDLKEMQERYSEISLKFAEVEGERQKLVMKVRNLKHAKKI
- the LOC122282918 gene encoding myosin-9-like isoform X2, with amino-acid sequence MFKSARWRGDKNKVKAVFKLQFHATQVSQFSADALTVSLIPADVGKPTAKTEKATVRDETCCWEKPVYQKVKFNREPRTGKIIGRIYYFLVSTGSSKPGTIGEISIDFADYAEATKPLSISLPLKNSDSNAVLHVLIQRLQADADQREVEQCEELNIKSEDQSLKTFLSNDDVDEIIASHPTEDGRTNKTAHNSELNGNHIASIGSDITLSGSESSSGLNTPRELGLRSNTMHQEQAANASMTVYEEWSGSSDHGISTDESIHSSHGALQRERSQQASDIEIEKLKAELVALARQADVSELELQTLRKQIVKESKRGQDLSREIVSLKEEKDALESECEKLKAFHKRMDETKFKNKLQSEGGDLRALVEELRQELIYEKDLNANLRLQLQKTQESNTELILAVRDLEEMLTTKNTEISDLYSKIGSSENAEYLRGTLLKCETDEDEEQKALEELVKEHGDAKETCLLEQKIIDLNGEIEIYRRDKDELEMQMEQLELDYEILKQENHDMSYKLEQSQLQEQLKIQYECSTPPDLTELEAHIDSLENELKRQSKELSGSLATMRELETHIKRLEEELEKQAQGFEGDLEAVMRAKVEQEQRAIQAEEALRKTKWKNASTAERLQDEFRKLSVQMFSTFDANEKVAAKALKEANELRWQKSQLEEMLQKVKEELQSMRDDYEARMHELSNQIDMKQYQIEQMLVEIDYKSKQLEHQKQHGEEVSRAFSKEIEVLKAEIKRLMTEHVSLSERAEQQEKCQAQLEQMRISIKESEMLVQRGNEERIELVSTIALLKKEAEKSLKELSSIRHLKDEKEATVGFLQLEMETLRSQCNNLKHSLFEDEFEKENLRNQILELENDVRKKVDALTSIEKKLKDSYGHLVSDGTKTTLKNQKSTPAPHGLEEVASLREKIKLLEIKLKETALKISTNSFLEKERDLQNKIEDLEGKMEELIQAIPFQKASKDTSNNVSNSGVPEEASTATDPLSITACLPGENENALSLTQSNYETSEKELIIKVSSISNKEGNLDDDLIAELASLKERNRSMETDLKEMQERYSEISLKFAEVEGERQKLVMKVRNLKHAKKI